One genomic window of Mucilaginibacter sp. SJ includes the following:
- a CDS encoding alpha-galactosidase: MRTTQKKTLPLGLLFAGSMLLAGRAAAQDVTIPVETQHNAIVLQTDAEKHLNMVYLGAKLANTAEYAGISKMYKQADDSGVQNDAYTPSGSASLGEPAITVTHADGNKSLNLTYVSHTVSKVDDDISLLVVTMKDPAYDFEVKLYYKTYFKEDVTEQWSVIKHNEKGIVTLDKYASANLNLKGNTTGGFWLKQYHGNWAMEMQPEEARLTHGIKTIDSKLGTRANLYEHSMFAISMDKPATEDEGKVLYGAMEWSGNFRIDFELDVANNLKIIAGINNAASEYHLKPGVEFTTPAFLYTYSDHGKGDASRKLQSWARKYKIVDGEGSRLTLLNNWESTYFDFNESKLAGLLKDTKKLGVDLFLLDDGWFGNSHPRNGDNAGLGDWQENKQKLPNGISSLVKEAQANGVKFGIWIEPEMVNPASDLYKAHPDWVIKQPNRPEKYFRNQLVLDLANPKVQDFVFGVVDGLFTKNPDLAYIKWDCNAVIYNAYSAYLKKDQSHIYVDYVNGLYNVLKRVRAKYPKVPLMLCSGGGGRVDYGALQYFTEFWPSDNTDPLERVFIQWEYSFFYPAITSSNHVTDWGKQPIKYRVDVAMMGKMGFDIVIGKLSESELSFCQSALKNYDALKDVIWHGDQYRLASPWDNDAASIMYVSDDKSKAVMFNYLVNNRYGSGSKVPVRLKGLDPNKKYRVTEINLYPGAGSVLGKEDLTFTGDFLMNVGINPGNSAYHTSVVLQLEAM, translated from the coding sequence GTGAGAACTACTCAAAAAAAAACTTTACCACTGGGCCTGCTTTTCGCAGGCTCAATGCTGTTGGCCGGCAGGGCAGCAGCGCAGGATGTAACCATCCCTGTTGAAACACAGCACAACGCTATTGTATTACAAACCGATGCCGAAAAGCACCTGAACATGGTATACCTGGGTGCAAAGCTTGCCAATACAGCCGAGTATGCAGGCATCTCAAAAATGTACAAACAAGCCGATGATTCGGGCGTACAAAACGATGCTTACACACCATCCGGCTCGGCCAGTCTTGGTGAACCGGCTATTACCGTTACCCATGCCGATGGCAATAAATCATTGAACTTAACCTACGTAAGCCATACGGTGAGCAAGGTTGATGATGATATTTCATTACTGGTAGTTACCATGAAAGATCCTGCTTATGATTTTGAGGTGAAGCTATACTACAAAACCTATTTTAAAGAAGATGTAACTGAGCAATGGTCGGTGATAAAACACAACGAAAAGGGGATAGTAACACTTGATAAATATGCGTCGGCCAATTTAAACCTGAAGGGTAATACTACCGGCGGTTTCTGGTTAAAACAATACCACGGCAACTGGGCTATGGAAATGCAGCCCGAAGAAGCCCGTTTAACCCATGGCATTAAAACTATCGACAGCAAATTGGGTACCCGTGCCAACCTGTATGAGCATTCGATGTTCGCCATATCAATGGATAAACCTGCTACCGAAGATGAAGGCAAAGTGCTTTACGGGGCTATGGAATGGTCGGGCAATTTCAGGATTGATTTTGAGCTGGATGTAGCCAATAACCTGAAAATTATTGCAGGGATTAACAATGCGGCATCCGAGTATCATTTAAAGCCCGGCGTTGAATTTACCACGCCCGCTTTCCTGTATACCTATTCAGACCATGGTAAGGGCGATGCCAGCCGCAAGCTGCAAAGCTGGGCCCGCAAATACAAAATTGTTGATGGCGAGGGTTCAAGGCTAACGTTGTTGAACAACTGGGAGTCGACTTATTTTGATTTTAATGAAAGCAAGCTTGCCGGTTTGTTAAAAGATACCAAAAAGTTAGGAGTCGACTTGTTTTTGTTGGATGATGGCTGGTTTGGTAACAGCCACCCGCGTAACGGTGATAACGCAGGTTTGGGCGATTGGCAGGAAAACAAGCAAAAGCTTCCAAATGGCATCAGCTCGCTCGTGAAAGAAGCGCAGGCCAACGGTGTAAAATTCGGCATCTGGATTGAGCCGGAAATGGTTAACCCTGCCAGCGACCTGTACAAAGCCCATCCTGATTGGGTGATTAAACAGCCCAACCGTCCTGAAAAGTATTTCAGGAACCAGCTGGTGCTTGATCTGGCCAACCCTAAAGTACAGGATTTTGTATTTGGCGTGGTTGACGGCTTGTTCACCAAAAATCCTGATCTGGCTTATATCAAATGGGACTGTAACGCGGTTATTTACAATGCTTATTCAGCTTATTTGAAAAAAGACCAGTCGCACATTTACGTTGATTATGTGAATGGTTTGTATAACGTATTGAAACGTGTGCGCGCCAAATATCCTAAAGTGCCTTTGATGCTTTGCTCAGGCGGCGGAGGCAGGGTTGATTACGGTGCATTGCAATATTTTACTGAGTTTTGGCCAAGTGATAACACCGATCCGCTGGAGCGTGTGTTTATCCAGTGGGAGTATTCATTCTTCTATCCGGCTATCACCAGCTCAAACCATGTTACCGATTGGGGCAAACAACCTATTAAATATCGTGTGGATGTGGCTATGATGGGTAAAATGGGCTTTGATATTGTGATAGGCAAATTAAGTGAGAGCGAACTGAGTTTCTGTCAGTCGGCGTTGAAAAATTATGATGCTTTAAAAGATGTCATCTGGCATGGCGACCAGTACCGCTTAGCTTCGCCATGGGACAACGACGCGGCATCTATCATGTATGTAAGCGACGATAAATCAAAGGCGGTAATGTTCAACTACCTCGTGAATAACCGTTACGGATCAGGCAGCAAAGTGCCCGTACGCCTGAAAGGCCTCGACCCTAATAAAAAATACCGTGTAACAGAGATTAACCTTTATCCGGGCGCGGGTTCGGTTTTAGGCAAAGAGGATTTAACTTTTACAGGTGACTTCCTGATGAATGTGGGTATTAATCCCGGAAACAGCGCCTATCACACCAGTGTAGTGCTGCAGTTAGAAGCGATGTGA
- a CDS encoding M1 family metallopeptidase, translating into MISIKKLLPFALLLGATAALAQQSLPIAVNLQKTYTKATRTTTGAPGKNYWQNTADYKIKVNFDPKTRLLSGTVGIDYVNNSPDTLKRVQFKLYPNLYKKGSVRQMQVSAADLTDGVHIKSLSIDNKTPDSAKTRRINGTNMTQRVSPIAPKQKVHFDISYAYTLNKGSHIRTGQIDTGAFFIAYFFPRVAVYDDIDGWNDYPYVGAQEFYNDFCHFSAEITIPGDYKVWATGDLKNAGDVYDSRIVKRIADAGTSDKVTDIITEDDIKAGNITKNNPTNTWKFEADSVTDFVFAASNHYLWKASSLVVDPKTGRRTRVDAVFNEKHKDYYAVVDYARKTVEVMSYKFPKWPYPYPHETVFDGLDQMEYPMMVNDNPLEDKADAIELTDHEIFHTMFPFYMGINETKYGWMDEGWATIGEWLVSPEIDPSIVDPYGVAAVEQSAGHEVDVPVMTLTPMLTGPAGFTDSYPKPGLGYLYVKDMLGDELFTKALHYYITQWHGKHPMPYDFFNCMNTGSGVNLNWFWKAWFFDNGVTDLAISKMTNAGLKYAATITKVGSKPIPVNLTISYTDGTTELIHKSIAVWSTGNKTTTVNFTAKKAVKKIVLGTTYDPDSNKKDNVWVAAK; encoded by the coding sequence ATGATCAGTATTAAAAAATTATTGCCTTTTGCTTTATTATTGGGCGCTACTGCAGCATTAGCTCAGCAAAGCTTACCCATAGCTGTAAACCTGCAAAAAACCTACACCAAAGCAACACGCACCACAACCGGAGCACCCGGCAAAAATTACTGGCAAAACACGGCCGACTATAAGATCAAAGTAAATTTCGACCCTAAAACCCGCCTGTTAAGTGGTACGGTTGGTATTGATTATGTTAACAACAGCCCCGATACGTTAAAGCGGGTACAATTTAAACTTTACCCTAACTTATATAAAAAAGGCTCGGTACGCCAAATGCAGGTTTCGGCCGCTGACTTGACCGATGGGGTGCACATCAAAAGCCTTAGCATTGATAATAAAACACCCGACAGCGCTAAAACCCGCCGTATCAACGGTACCAACATGACGCAAAGGGTTTCCCCTATCGCTCCAAAGCAAAAAGTACATTTTGATATCAGCTACGCTTATACTTTAAATAAAGGGTCACATATCCGTACCGGCCAGATTGATACCGGCGCATTCTTCATTGCCTATTTCTTCCCGCGTGTAGCAGTGTATGACGATATTGACGGGTGGAACGATTATCCGTACGTTGGCGCACAGGAATTTTATAACGATTTCTGCCATTTCAGCGCGGAGATCACTATACCCGGCGACTATAAAGTTTGGGCGACAGGCGATCTGAAAAACGCCGGCGACGTTTATGACAGCCGGATCGTTAAACGCATTGCTGATGCCGGCACAAGTGATAAGGTAACTGATATTATTACCGAAGATGATATTAAAGCGGGCAACATCACCAAAAACAATCCAACTAACACCTGGAAGTTTGAGGCCGATAGCGTTACCGATTTTGTTTTTGCTGCCAGCAACCATTATTTATGGAAAGCATCGAGCCTGGTGGTTGATCCGAAAACCGGCAGGCGTACCCGCGTTGATGCGGTATTTAACGAAAAGCATAAAGATTACTATGCCGTAGTTGACTACGCCCGTAAAACGGTGGAAGTGATGAGCTACAAATTCCCGAAATGGCCATATCCATACCCGCATGAAACTGTTTTTGACGGTTTAGACCAGATGGAATATCCGATGATGGTGAATGACAATCCGCTGGAAGATAAGGCCGATGCCATTGAGCTTACCGATCATGAAATTTTCCACACCATGTTTCCCTTTTACATGGGTATTAATGAAACCAAATACGGTTGGATGGATGAAGGCTGGGCAACCATCGGCGAATGGCTGGTAAGTCCGGAGATTGATCCCTCCATAGTGGATCCATATGGTGTTGCCGCAGTTGAACAAAGCGCCGGCCACGAGGTTGATGTGCCGGTAATGACCCTTACACCAATGCTCACTGGCCCAGCCGGTTTTACCGACAGCTATCCCAAACCAGGCCTGGGCTATTTATATGTAAAAGATATGCTTGGCGATGAACTGTTTACCAAAGCCCTGCATTACTATATTACACAATGGCATGGCAAACACCCTATGCCTTACGATTTTTTTAATTGTATGAACACCGGTTCGGGCGTAAACCTTAACTGGTTTTGGAAAGCCTGGTTCTTTGACAATGGCGTAACCGACCTCGCCATCAGCAAAATGACTAACGCCGGGTTAAAATATGCTGCCACAATTACTAAAGTTGGCAGTAAGCCCATCCCCGTTAACCTAACCATTAGTTATACCGATGGTACTACCGAACTGATACACAAAAGTATTGCTGTTTGGTCTACCGGTAACAAAACAACCACAGTTAATTTCACTGCAAAAAAAGCGGTTAAAAAGATTGTACTTGGTACTACCTATGATCCTGATAGCAATAAAAAGGATAATGTGTGGGTGGCTGCTAAATAA
- a CDS encoding pentapeptide repeat-containing protein: MENPSANNADIISITEAKKILDVKMSMLNGSTLEQVMMNNASFKDVCITGLKITDANLSDLEIEGAQLGGAYIHNIGMPPEGHPAYNPTAKQRPLKFESCDLQGSTITDCNLSGVNISDCNLNGMKINGIDVADLLKVYQKQGE, from the coding sequence ATGGAAAATCCTTCAGCAAATAATGCGGATATCATCAGCATAACCGAAGCCAAAAAGATACTCGACGTGAAAATGTCGATGCTTAATGGGTCAACCCTTGAACAGGTGATGATGAACAATGCGAGTTTTAAGGATGTATGCATCACGGGGCTTAAAATTACCGATGCTAACCTGAGCGACCTTGAAATTGAAGGCGCGCAGCTTGGCGGCGCTTACATTCACAACATAGGCATGCCACCCGAAGGCCATCCTGCTTATAACCCCACGGCCAAGCAACGTCCTCTTAAATTTGAAAGTTGCGATTTGCAGGGCAGCACAATAACTGATTGCAACCTAAGTGGCGTCAATATTTCCGACTGTAACCTGAACGGTATGAAAATTAACGGCATCGATGTGGCTGATCTGCTAAAGGTGTATCAGAAGCAGGGGGAATAG
- a CDS encoding DUF6265 family protein — translation MILFRHFKLLLLIVICIAFAHHSFAQQKNNPIAQASWLIGSWRSQSAKTLDIETWKKLNDSTLLGRSYSLTGADTVSSEQIRLEQRAGKLYYIPTVKNQNDGKAVTFTLISSDNKHFVFENPEHDFPQKITYTQITNDSLLAEISGTRKGRQKAIQFPMKRVK, via the coding sequence ATGATCCTGTTTCGTCATTTTAAATTACTGCTACTCATTGTAATCTGCATTGCATTCGCCCACCACTCTTTTGCCCAGCAAAAAAACAACCCTATTGCGCAAGCCAGTTGGCTTATAGGCAGCTGGAGAAGTCAATCAGCAAAAACATTGGATATTGAAACGTGGAAAAAGCTTAACGACTCTACCCTTCTCGGCAGAAGCTATTCGTTGACTGGCGCTGACACAGTATCATCCGAACAGATCCGACTGGAGCAACGTGCCGGTAAGCTTTACTACATCCCAACGGTAAAAAATCAAAACGATGGCAAAGCGGTAACTTTTACACTCATCTCGTCTGACAATAAACACTTCGTTTTTGAAAATCCGGAGCATGATTTCCCGCAAAAAATAACCTATACCCAAATCACTAACGACTCGTTGTTGGCCGAAATATCGGGGACAAGGAAAGGGAGGCAAAAGGCAATACAATTCCCGATGAAAAGGGTCAAATAA
- a CDS encoding lysophospholipid acyltransferase family protein, with protein MKKLLGYILSPIAIIAFFLALVIFQPIQWICFRFFGYAAHKRSVDILNLCLFRTFYIIGDTVTFINKQNLPVGRPMIFVANHQSLLDIPPLIYYLRKYHAKFVSKIELTKGIPSISYNLKHGGGANIDRKDSRQSMTEMISLGERMKANNWSAVIFPEGTRSKDGVVRSFQPGGVAMLLKKCPEALLVPIAIKNSWKVVRYGFYPLNTFISMSWTVLEPIEPGKTPIGDLVLEAENRIKAALS; from the coding sequence ATGAAAAAGTTATTAGGATATATCCTGTCGCCTATTGCCATAATTGCGTTTTTTTTAGCCCTGGTTATTTTTCAGCCCATCCAGTGGATTTGTTTTCGTTTTTTTGGCTATGCCGCGCACAAACGTTCGGTTGATATCCTGAATTTATGCCTGTTCCGCACTTTTTATATCATAGGTGATACGGTGACTTTCATCAATAAGCAGAATTTGCCTGTGGGGAGGCCAATGATATTTGTGGCCAATCATCAAAGCCTGCTCGATATCCCCCCGCTTATTTATTACCTGCGTAAGTATCACGCCAAGTTTGTTTCTAAAATAGAGCTTACCAAAGGGATCCCCTCTATCAGTTATAATCTGAAACACGGCGGCGGTGCTAATATCGACAGGAAAGACTCCCGCCAGTCCATGACCGAAATGATAAGTTTGGGCGAGCGCATGAAAGCCAATAACTGGTCGGCAGTGATCTTTCCGGAAGGCACCCGCTCTAAAGATGGCGTAGTACGATCTTTTCAGCCGGGAGGAGTTGCTATGCTGCTAAAAAAATGCCCTGAGGCATTGCTGGTGCCCATCGCCATAAAAAATAGCTGGAAAGTTGTACGATATGGCTTTTATCCGCTTAATACTTTTATATCCATGAGCTGGACGGTGCTTGAACCCATTGAGCCCGGTAAAACCCCGATTGGCGACCTTGTATTGGAAGCCGAGAACAGGATCAAAGCCGCGCTGTCCTGA
- a CDS encoding DUF5107 domain-containing protein: MNNLYVNVWEEKVVIPTYGIGKPDKNPMFFEKRVYQGSSGKVYPNPVIEKIYDQKEDKEYAGLYLENKYLKVLILPELGGRIQMAYDKIRDRHFIYYNQVIKPALVGLTGPWISGGIEFNWPQHHRPSTFEPVDYKIEENADGSKTVWVNEVERMFHTKGMAGFTLHPDKAYIEIKAKLYNRSALPQTFLWWANPAVKVNDDYQSVFPPDVNAVFDHGKRDVSTFPIATGTYYKVDYSPGTDISRYKNIPVPTSYMAINSNYDFVGGYEHDSQAGLLHVANHHVSPGKKQWTWGHSDFGLAWDRNLTDEDGPYIELMTGMFTDNQPDFTWLMPHEEKHFTQYFMPYRELGVVKNATKDILLALDYTEGKLLLKVYVTGEQNNLNIKLQHDGKVLLSEKVCIVPEQVYTREIAVKDINESLLLLTVHSAAGKELIKYDAASNKLNNIPEAARPALLPADVENNEQLFLTGQHLEQYRHATYSPVPYYEEALRRDPKDIRNNNALGLWYLRRGQFAKGEPYFRKAVETITQRNPNPYDSECYYNLGLALKFLGKKEDAYKAFYKATWSNAWKDSGYFSVAQIDLENGDYELALDHSLSSLDRNANNSKAYVLRSAAFRKLWRFEDAVEVAIAAIKRDAFNLGALFELVYAYKALGNRGKGTATLNELIKLSRGYYQNYIEYALDYANAGLYQEAADLLNYAVNGDVTSPMVYYYLGYFAYRLGNNEQASAYFKQASAADSYLCFPDRLEEVSVLKLAAELVPTDAKAPYYLGNLFYDKLQYDDAIAAWETSAKLDDTFPTVFRNLGIAYYNKRNDPAKALICFEKAFALDRTDARVLMELDQLYKKLNYSAEARLNFVEANLETAKLRDDVYLERATLYNFLGEHQTAFEQVMQRTFHPWEGGEGKASGQYVAALVELAKQNIRDCKYNEAIERLTQAQTYPHNLGEGKLFGTQENDIFYWLGQAHEGLQQTEQAKACFEQAAIGLEDPTAAVFYNDQQPDKIFYQGLAKKCLGDSTSAERIFKKLLNYGIGHMDDNVKIDYFAVSLPNLLIFEDDLQVRNRVHCYFLQGLGYLGLRDFEQAQKAFTEVLKLDAGHFGARIHQNMINQITEAAG; the protein is encoded by the coding sequence ATGAATAATTTGTATGTAAATGTTTGGGAAGAGAAGGTAGTTATCCCAACCTACGGTATAGGGAAGCCCGATAAAAACCCCATGTTTTTTGAAAAGCGCGTTTACCAGGGCAGCAGCGGCAAGGTGTACCCTAACCCGGTTATCGAAAAAATTTACGACCAAAAAGAAGATAAAGAATACGCAGGCCTTTACCTCGAGAATAAATACCTCAAAGTACTCATCCTGCCCGAGCTTGGCGGCCGTATCCAGATGGCTTATGACAAAATCAGGGACCGTCATTTCATTTATTATAACCAGGTAATTAAACCGGCACTGGTAGGTTTAACCGGTCCCTGGATTTCGGGCGGTATTGAATTTAACTGGCCGCAGCACCATCGCCCAAGTACTTTTGAGCCGGTTGACTATAAGATTGAAGAAAATGCCGATGGCAGCAAAACCGTTTGGGTTAATGAAGTGGAGCGCATGTTCCATACCAAAGGTATGGCCGGTTTTACGCTGCACCCGGATAAGGCTTACATCGAAATAAAAGCAAAGCTCTATAACCGCTCGGCCCTGCCGCAAACCTTTTTATGGTGGGCTAACCCGGCGGTGAAAGTTAATGACGATTACCAGTCTGTTTTTCCGCCTGATGTGAACGCGGTTTTTGATCATGGCAAACGCGATGTTTCTACATTCCCAATCGCTACAGGAACTTATTATAAAGTTGATTACTCGCCGGGAACAGATATCTCAAGGTATAAAAACATTCCGGTGCCAACGTCGTACATGGCTATCAACTCCAATTACGATTTTGTAGGCGGTTATGAGCATGACAGTCAGGCTGGTTTGCTGCACGTAGCTAATCATCATGTATCGCCCGGCAAAAAACAGTGGACCTGGGGCCACAGCGATTTCGGCCTGGCCTGGGACAGGAACCTAACCGACGAGGATGGCCCTTACATTGAGCTCATGACGGGTATGTTTACCGATAACCAACCCGATTTTACCTGGTTGATGCCGCACGAGGAAAAACATTTTACCCAATACTTTATGCCATACCGCGAGCTTGGCGTTGTAAAAAATGCTACCAAAGATATCCTGCTGGCACTTGATTATACGGAGGGCAAACTACTATTGAAAGTTTACGTGACCGGCGAGCAAAACAACCTGAACATCAAACTGCAGCATGATGGCAAAGTATTATTGAGCGAAAAAGTTTGCATTGTACCAGAACAGGTTTATACCCGCGAGATAGCCGTTAAGGATATTAACGAGAGCCTTTTGCTGCTTACCGTACATTCGGCAGCGGGCAAAGAACTCATTAAATATGATGCGGCAAGCAATAAGCTTAATAATATCCCCGAAGCTGCCAGGCCGGCCCTGCTGCCTGCCGATGTGGAAAATAACGAGCAGTTGTTTTTAACAGGCCAACACCTGGAGCAGTACCGCCATGCTACTTATAGCCCGGTTCCTTACTATGAGGAAGCCCTGCGCCGCGATCCCAAAGATATCCGCAATAATAATGCTTTAGGCTTATGGTACCTGCGCCGCGGACAGTTTGCCAAAGGTGAACCTTACTTCCGCAAGGCGGTTGAAACTATCACCCAGCGTAACCCTAATCCTTACGATAGCGAGTGTTATTATAATTTAGGTTTGGCTTTGAAATTCCTCGGCAAAAAAGAGGATGCATACAAAGCATTTTACAAAGCCACCTGGAGCAATGCCTGGAAAGATAGCGGCTATTTTTCGGTAGCACAGATCGACCTGGAGAATGGCGATTATGAACTGGCGCTTGATCATTCCTTATCTTCTTTGGATAGAAATGCCAATAACAGTAAAGCCTATGTTTTGCGCTCGGCGGCTTTCCGTAAGCTCTGGCGTTTTGAAGATGCTGTCGAGGTAGCTATAGCGGCAATAAAAAGGGATGCGTTTAACTTAGGTGCTTTGTTTGAGTTGGTTTATGCTTACAAAGCTTTGGGCAATAGAGGAAAAGGCACTGCCACCCTTAATGAACTTATTAAACTATCGCGCGGTTATTACCAAAATTACATTGAATACGCGCTTGATTACGCCAATGCCGGCCTGTACCAGGAAGCTGCCGATTTGTTGAATTATGCGGTGAACGGTGATGTTACCAGCCCGATGGTATATTATTACCTGGGCTACTTTGCGTATAGGTTAGGCAATAATGAACAGGCTTCCGCATATTTTAAACAGGCCTCAGCTGCCGATTCGTACCTGTGCTTCCCCGATAGGCTGGAAGAGGTCAGCGTACTGAAACTGGCCGCTGAGCTCGTGCCCACCGATGCCAAAGCACCTTATTATTTAGGCAACCTGTTTTATGATAAACTGCAGTATGATGATGCCATCGCAGCCTGGGAAACATCGGCAAAACTGGACGATACGTTCCCAACCGTATTCAGGAATCTGGGTATAGCCTATTATAATAAACGTAATGACCCGGCAAAAGCTTTAATTTGTTTTGAAAAAGCCTTCGCGCTGGATAGAACAGATGCCCGTGTACTGATGGAACTTGACCAGCTTTACAAAAAGCTGAACTATTCTGCAGAAGCACGACTGAATTTTGTTGAAGCTAATCTGGAGACTGCCAAACTTCGTGATGATGTTTATTTAGAGCGTGCAACGCTGTATAACTTTTTAGGCGAGCACCAAACCGCTTTTGAACAAGTAATGCAAAGAACTTTCCACCCATGGGAGGGAGGTGAAGGCAAGGCATCCGGCCAGTATGTTGCAGCTTTGGTTGAATTGGCCAAGCAAAACATCCGCGATTGCAAATACAATGAAGCCATTGAACGGTTAACACAGGCACAAACTTACCCACATAATTTAGGCGAGGGTAAACTATTCGGCACACAGGAAAATGACATCTTTTACTGGCTGGGCCAGGCCCATGAAGGCCTGCAGCAAACTGAACAGGCTAAGGCTTGTTTTGAGCAGGCAGCCATAGGTTTGGAAGACCCGACAGCGGCTGTTTTTTATAACGATCAGCAGCCGGATAAGATCTTTTATCAGGGTTTGGCAAAAAAATGTCTGGGTGACAGTACATCGGCCGAACGAATCTTCAAAAAACTGCTTAATTATGGTATCGGGCACATGGATGATAACGTAAAAATTGATTACTTTGCCGTCTCGCTGCCAAATTTGCTCATTTTTGAAGATGATCTGCAGGTAAGGAACCGCGTGCACTGCTATTTTTTACAGGGACTGGGATACCTCGGTTTACGTGATTTTGAGCAGGCACAAAAGGCCTTTACCGAGGTTCTGAAACTGGATGCAGGGCATTTTGGGGCGAGGATACATCAAAACATGATAAACCAAATTACCGAAGCAGCCGGTTAA
- a CDS encoding helix-turn-helix domain-containing protein: MENFNEIFDLENFFRLSPDWLCVAGFDGYFKKINPAVSKTLGYTESELFARPIDSFVYPEDRSITASKRESIKKNNPLYNFENRYVTKSGEIVWLSWISMPVQKQQLVFAIARNITDKKKLEEFSKVSLVSVKNNEIERGAELSTHNLKPISELSIADQLWLYELETLVRKYIGKVDLIIVLLSNEMGLSERQLHRRIKNTTGITPNNYIRRIRLLMSMEAINSGKYRTVAEISYIAGFETPAYFRKLFKEFYGRDIAEFLQ, translated from the coding sequence ATGGAAAACTTCAATGAGATTTTTGATCTGGAAAACTTCTTTCGCTTGTCGCCCGATTGGTTATGTGTTGCCGGGTTTGATGGTTACTTTAAAAAAATTAACCCGGCTGTTTCCAAAACTTTAGGTTATACCGAAAGCGAACTGTTTGCAAGGCCTATCGATTCATTTGTTTATCCCGAAGACAGAAGCATCACCGCAAGTAAACGTGAGAGTATAAAGAAAAACAATCCGCTGTATAATTTTGAAAACAGGTATGTAACCAAAAGCGGAGAAATAGTATGGCTTTCATGGATCTCGATGCCAGTACAAAAACAGCAGCTGGTTTTTGCTATTGCCAGGAATATTACCGACAAAAAGAAACTGGAAGAATTTAGCAAAGTATCACTCGTATCGGTAAAAAATAACGAAATTGAAAGAGGGGCGGAGTTAAGTACACATAACCTAAAGCCAATCAGTGAACTTTCTATTGCCGATCAGCTTTGGCTTTATGAGCTTGAAACGCTGGTAAGAAAATATATTGGAAAAGTTGATTTGATCATTGTATTGTTAAGTAATGAAATGGGTTTAAGTGAAAGGCAACTCCACCGGCGCATAAAAAACACCACGGGTATTACGCCAAATAATTATATCCGGCGAATCCGTTTACTGATGTCGATGGAGGCAATCAACAGCGGTAAATACCGTACCGTGGCCGAAATATCTTATATAGCAGGGTTTGAAACGCCGGCCTATTTCCGGAAACTGTTTAAAGAATTTTATGGTCGTGATATAGCCGAATTTTTGCAATAG
- a CDS encoding NUDIX domain-containing protein yields the protein MHHPEDNPWKITSQKNIYDNPWINVTEYQVINPAGNPGIYGKVHYKNLAIGVLPLDEELNTYLVGQYRFTLNQYSWEMPEGGGPEGTDPLDSAKRELLEETGLKASRWTEIQRLHLSNSVSDELSILYLARGLEQFEAEPEETEQLIIKKVPFAEMYRMVCNSEITDAMTVAAVLKVQLLLTENRL from the coding sequence ATGCATCATCCTGAAGATAATCCCTGGAAAATAACTTCGCAAAAAAACATTTATGATAACCCCTGGATCAACGTTACCGAATACCAGGTGATTAACCCGGCCGGTAATCCCGGTATTTATGGTAAAGTACATTATAAAAACCTGGCCATAGGTGTTTTACCTTTAGATGAAGAACTAAATACCTACCTCGTGGGCCAATACCGTTTCACGTTAAACCAGTACAGCTGGGAAATGCCCGAAGGCGGCGGTCCTGAGGGAACAGACCCGCTTGATTCGGCCAAACGTGAGTTACTGGAAGAAACCGGTTTAAAAGCTTCCCGGTGGACAGAGATTCAGCGTCTGCACCTCAGTAATTCGGTAAGCGATGAGCTCAGTATATTGTACCTGGCCCGCGGTCTTGAGCAGTTTGAAGCCGAGCCTGAAGAAACCGAGCAACTGATCATCAAAAAAGTGCCTTTTGCCGAAATGTACCGCATGGTTTGTAATAGCGAAATTACTGATGCCATGACTGTTGCCGCAGTGCTTAAAGTACAGTTGTTACTAACAGAAAACCGTTTGTAA